The genomic window GAGGCCCCGGGGATCCCCGCTGTAGAGCACGCGCCCGCCGCGCTCGCCGGCGTCGGGGCCGATGTCCACGAGCCAGTCCGCCTCGTGGATCACCGTGAGCGAGTGCTCCACGATGAACAGGCTGTTGCCGCGGTCCTTGAGCCCGTGCAGGATCCCGATCAGCGCGTCCAGGTCACGGGGGTGCAGACCCGCGGAGGGCTCGTCCAGGACGTACGCCACCCCGAAGAGCTTGGAGGAGAGCTGCGTGGCCAGGCGCAGCCGCTGCCGCTCACCCCCGGAGAGCGTGGGCGTGGTGCGGTCCAGGGAGAGGTAGCCCAGGCCCAGGTCGATCATGGGCTGCAGCCGCGCCACGAGGTCCGCGGCCAGGCGCTGGGCGGCGGCACGCTTCTCCACCGAGAGGTTCGGGGTGCGCCGGACGTCCGGGGCGGCGTCGTGCGAGGCCCCTCCCTGCGCCACCCGCGAGGCGGTGGAGGCCGCGCGGGACTCGGTGTCCAGCACGTGGTCCGGCAGGTGACCGGCCTCGCTCGGGGTCCAGCCGTCCGCGGCCACGGCGCGTGCAATCTCCGCGAGGCGCGCGAGTGGGAGGTGCGAGAACGCGGCGATGTCCAGGCCCTCGAACGTGACCGACAGGGCCTCCTTCTTGATCTTCTTGCCGTGGCACTCCGGGCACAGCTCGCTGGTGAGGTACTGGGCCGCGCGCTTCTTGGTGCTGGGGCTCTTGGCGTTGGCGAAGGTGTCCAGCACGTAGCGCCGCGCCCCGATGAACGTGCCCTGGTAGGTGGGCTCCACACCCTCTTGCTGGGCCTTGCGCGTCTGGTTGGGGCTGAGCCCGCGGTACACGCCCACCGTGGGGCGCTCTTCGGTGTAGAGGATCCAGTCGCGGTCCTTCTGCGGGAGGTCCTTCCAGGGGGTGTCCACGTCGTAGCCCAGGGACACGAGGATGTCCCGCTGGTTCTGTCCCGCCCACGCCACGGGCCAGGAGGCGACGGCGCGCTCGCGGATGGTCAGGGACGGGTCCGGGACCATGGAGTCCTCGGTGACCTCGTACACTCGCCCGATGCCGTGGCAGGTGGGGCAGGCGCCCTGCACGGTGTTCGCGGAGAAGTCCTCCGCGTAGAGCATCCCCTGCCCCGGGGGGTACCACCCGGCGCGCGAGTACAGCATCCGGACCAGGCTGGACAGGGTGGTCACGGTGGCCACGTCCGAGCGCGCTCCGCCCCCGCCGCGCTGCTGCTGGAGGGCGACGGCAGGCGGCAGCCCCTCGATCACGTCCACGTCCGGGACGCCCGCCTGGTCGATGAGCCGCCGCGCGTACGGCGCCACGGACTCCAGGTAGCGCCGCTGCGACTCCGCGAACAGCGTGCCGAACGCGAGGGACGACTTCCCCGAGCCGGACACCCCCGTGAACACCACGATGGCGTCCCGGGGCAGGTCCAGGGAGACGTCCCGGAGGTTGTTCTGGCGCGCGCCGCGCACCACTACGCCGTGCTGCCAGGATGCGGTGCCGTTCTGCTCGATAGTCACCCCGGCGACGATACCCGAGGCCGACGACGCACCGTCCGGTCAGGTGCCGCGGGCCTGGCGTTCGGCGGCGTCCAGGATCACGCCGATCCCGAAGCGGAAGACCTCCCTGTCCTGCAGCTCCCCGAGCTGGCCGCCCAGGCGCATGAGCAGGGGGTGGGCCGTGGGATCGGCCGTGGGAACGGCGTCGAACCACGGGACGGAGGGGTCGGTGGCGCCCGTCTCCATCACGGCTCGGGCGAGGCCGGAGGCGGAGGCCATCATGTACTGCGCGAACAGGGCGTAGTGGGCGACGGCTGCGCGCTCGTCGAGACCGGCGGTGGTGAAGGCGTCGAGGATGAGCTCCACGGAGGCCTTCTCGCCCGGTCCGTGCGTGGTGGCGGTGATGGCCTCCACTCCCACAGCGGGGTGGGCGGTGTACTGGGCCAGTGAGGCCTCGGAGAGCTGCGTCAGGCGCTCCCGCCAGTTCGCCGCGGGGGCGTCGACCGCGGCCACGGCACGGGCGGTGAGCGTGTCCAGGAGGTGGAGGACGAGGTCCTCCTTGTTGCGGAAGTGCCGGTAGATGGCCGTGGGGTCGGAGCCCAGGCGCTGCCCCAGGTCCCGCACGGACAGGGTGCGCGTGCCGGGCCGCGCCGTGATCTCCAGGCCCGCCTCGATGATGGACTCCCGCTCCAGCCGGGGGCGGGGGCGTCGGGGGGTGTCCTGCTCGGCGCGCACGGCGGTTCCTCTCTGCATCCACCCCATGGTGCCACGTGGTCTGCGGTCTCCGGTGCCGCGGAACGGCCTGCTGCACAGTGTTGTCAACACCGTTGACATCTCCGCGGGGGCCGCACTACCGTCGAGCACCACGGGGTGAGGCCGAGTGCTGCTCGAACCCCCCGCCGAGCAGCCCGGACCGACCAGGGACGGCGCTCGACCCGACCACGATCAGCGCGGCACCCGTCAACCGCTGGAGGAACCATGCAGTCCCGTCCCACCGTCTTCGAACGTCAGGCCCCGTCCGAGCAGGCGGTCACCGAAGCGCTGAGTCAGAGCGTCCAGTCCACGTTCTGGCTGGACGACGTGCGGGACCAGCAGGTCCAGCACCCTCCCCTGCAGGGCAGGGACACCGCGGACCTGGTGGTCGTCGGCGCCGGCTACGCGGGGCTGTGGA from Kocuria rhizophila DC2201 includes these protein-coding regions:
- a CDS encoding excinuclease ABC subunit UvrA → MTIEQNGTASWQHGVVVRGARQNNLRDVSLDLPRDAIVVFTGVSGSGKSSLAFGTLFAESQRRYLESVAPYARRLIDQAGVPDVDVIEGLPPAVALQQQRGGGGARSDVATVTTLSSLVRMLYSRAGWYPPGQGMLYAEDFSANTVQGACPTCHGIGRVYEVTEDSMVPDPSLTIRERAVASWPVAWAGQNQRDILVSLGYDVDTPWKDLPQKDRDWILYTEERPTVGVYRGLSPNQTRKAQQEGVEPTYQGTFIGARRYVLDTFANAKSPSTKKRAAQYLTSELCPECHGKKIKKEALSVTFEGLDIAAFSHLPLARLAEIARAVAADGWTPSEAGHLPDHVLDTESRAASTASRVAQGGASHDAAPDVRRTPNLSVEKRAAAQRLAADLVARLQPMIDLGLGYLSLDRTTPTLSGGERQRLRLATQLSSKLFGVAYVLDEPSAGLHPRDLDALIGILHGLKDRGNSLFIVEHSLTVIHEADWLVDIGPDAGERGGRVLYSGDPRGLADVPESATRRYLFPEQATAPAARAPRTPRGWLALEEVTRNNLRGLDVSFPAGCLTAVTGISGSGKSSLVSQALPVLVRERLGQRTGESQEITGDPESDLLTADDAAEDVRGKVTSAPGGVRRVVVIDQKPIGRTPRSNVATYTGLFDDVRKLYAATDEAKERGYKAGRFSFNVVGGRCPTCEGEGSVMVELLFLPSVYAPCPDCHGTRYKASTLEVLWRERSVADVLGMSVDEAHAFFEGEDSIHHSLGVLRDVGLGYLRLGQPATELSGGEAQRVKLASELQRASRGDTLYVLDEPTAGLHPADSDRLMNHLQGLADAGNTVVMAELDMRMVAQADHVVDMGPGAGADGGRVVAAGTPHDVAAHSDGATAPYLKAVMA
- a CDS encoding TetR/AcrR family transcriptional regulator → MQRGTAVRAEQDTPRRPRPRLERESIIEAGLEITARPGTRTLSVRDLGQRLGSDPTAIYRHFRNKEDLVLHLLDTLTARAVAAVDAPAANWRERLTQLSEASLAQYTAHPAVGVEAITATTHGPGEKASVELILDAFTTAGLDERAAVAHYALFAQYMMASASGLARAVMETGATDPSVPWFDAVPTADPTAHPLLMRLGGQLGELQDREVFRFGIGVILDAAERQARGT